The Streptomyces sp. NBC_01363 region GCGCCCGGCCGCCCGGTACCTCACGATGACGCTCGCGCTGGCCCCGCACCCCGACGAACTGGGCCAGTCACCGGGGCCGGGCGCCGGTGTGGCGGCCCGGCGCAAGATCCGGCGCGTCCGCACGGCCCTCGACCACTTCGCCGGTACGCCGGTGCTCACCGCCCTCGACGCCTCCGGCGGCACGGTGCTGCTGCCCGCCGCCGAGCCACCGCCGCCGTGGCGCGGACCGGGGGGTCTGTGCGCACTGGTCGAGGAGGCGGCCCGCGCGGCCGGTGTGCCCATCACCGCCGCCGCGGAGACCGCCGAACCGGAGGCGGTGCCCGCGGCCGTGGCCCGTAACGCCGAGATCGTCGATCTGGTCGCCCGTACGGGCCGGCCTCCCGGCCTGTACCGGCTGGCCGATGTCCTGCTGGAGTATCAGCTCAGCCGGCCCAGCGAGGCACTGCACGGGCTCGCGCAACTGCTGGGGCCGCTGGAGGTGAAGCCGGAGTTGCTGCGCACCCTGGAGACCTATCTCGAACTGGGCCTGGACCGGCGGGCCACCGCCGCCGCCCTGCACATCCACCCCAACACCGTCGACTACCGCATACGCCGCATCGACCGGCTGACCGGCCTCTCCCCGGCCCGTCCGGCCGACCTCCAGCACATCAGCGCGGCACTGGTCGCCCGTCGCTCGGTGTGAACGGGAAGCGGAGTCCGGCGCCGGTCAGGGCTTCGCGGCCGGAACCACCGTCAACGGCTCTTCGTTCGTCCGTACATGAGCGGACAACTGGTGCGTGAGGGTTATTCAGGAACGGGCCCCGGCGCGATCACGCCGGACGGCTGCGCGGTCGAGCTGTACCGACGGCTGCCCGTCGGCGACGAACCGGAGGTGATCGCGGCCGCGGTGCCCGCCGGGGCGAGCATTCTGGAGCTGGGCTGCGGCGCGGGCCGGGTGACCCGTCCGCTGATCGAGCGCGGCTTCGAGGTCACCGCCGTGGACGAGTCGGCGCAGATGCTGGAGCACATCCGGGGTGCCCGCACCGTGCAGAGCCCCATCGAGTCGCTGGACCTCGGCGAGGAGAGGTTCGACGTGGTGATGCTGGCGTCGTTCCTGGTGCACGCGAGCGAGGACCGGGTGCGTGACGGGTTGCTGCGGGCCTGCCGGAAGCACGTCAAGGACGGCGGCGTCGTACTCATCCAGCGCGAGGGCGCCGACTACCACACGAATCTGCCGCGGGAGAGGTCGTATCCGAGCGGACACACCGTACGGATCGTCTCGGCGGAGCCCGTGGGGAACGGGGTGGACTCGATACATGTCGAGTACGTCTTCGACGACGCGCGATGGACCCAGACGTTCCTGTCGAGGGAGCTGTCGAAGGAACAGTTCGAGGGGCATCTGGAGGCGGCGGGCCTGACCGTCGACCGGTATCTCACGGACGACGGGATCTGGGTGCGCGCCGTGCCCGAGCAGCCCCGGGACGGAGCGCCGTCGCGGGCCGGTGGGCCGTGCTGAGCGCGGCGGCTGGTCAGTGGACCGTGGTGTAGCTGCGCCACGGCAGGGCAGAGGTCCCGTTGACATCGCTGAACGACCTCGCGAGGTAGGTCGTGCCCGGACCGGTGCAGTCACGCGTGCGGTACAGGATGATGTCGACCAGGGTGCCGTTGTCCACCGCCTTGGCGCCTGCGGGGGCGAGCCGGTGGCAGCCCTTCACGGACGGGCTGTTGACCATGATCACGGCGTCCCGCTCCGTCGTGTAGGTGATCGGCCCGACCGCGGTCCGGCCGAGGCCGGAACAGCCTGCGACGGTGAGGGTCAGGAGCGCGGTCCCGGCTGCGATGCCGAGACGGCGGCGTCGATGGGCGATCACGGGCATGGGCGGGTCCTCGTCTGTCTCGTCCGGCTCGTCGCACCGGCACCGGTGCTGCGTATGCCACGGAGTACGTACGGCGTACGTGCTGACGCTGGTCACCCTGCCCCGTCCCCGGCGCCTCGGCATCCGGTGCGCGGCCGGGCGGGGGACAGTCACGACGGCACGGGGCTGATCCGTGTTCCTATCGATTGATACTGGGCATACCGTGGTAATAGCGTCTGATTCATTCGATTCAGGCGATTCTGGGTATTTCTGGCTTTCAGGGGGCCGTCATGGTCCAGGAGCTCGTGATCGCGATAGTGGCGGCGGCCTCGGCGGGCGCGCTGTACACGGCGGCGGCGGCCAAGGTCGTCAAGCAGTACGAGCGGGGCGTCGTGCTGAGGCTCGGCAGGCTCCGCGACGACGTACGGGGGCCCGGCTTCACCATGGTGATCCCCGGCGTCGAGCGGCTGCGCAAGGTCAACATGCAGATCGTGACGATGCCGGTGCCGGCGCAGGACGGGATCACCCGGGACAACGTCACGGTGCGGGTGGACGCGGTCATCTACTTCAAGGTCGTCGACGCGGCGAGCGCCGTGATCCAGGTCGAGGACTACCGGTTCGCGGTGTCGCAGATGGCCCAGACCTCACTGCGGTCGATCATCGGCAAGAGCGATCTGGACGATCTGCTGTCCAATCGCGAGAAGCTGAACCAGGGCCTTGAGCTGATGATCGACAGTCCCGCGGTCGGATGGGGTGTGCAGATCGACCGGGTGGAGATCAAGGACGTGTCGTTGCCGGAGACGATGAAGCGCTCCATGGCCCGCCAGGCCGAGGCCGACCGTGAGCGGCGTGCCCGGGTCATCAACGCGGACGCCGAGCTGCAGGCATCGAAGAAGCTTGCCGAGGCGGCGAAGGAGATGTCCGCCCAGCCGGCCGCGCTCCAGCTGCGCCTGTTGCAGACGGTGGTGGCGGTCGCGGCGGAGAAGAACTCCACGCTGGTGCTGCCGTTCCCGGTGGAGCTGCTCCGCTTCCTGGAGCGGGCGCAGCAGCCCGTGCAGCAGCAGATGACGCCGCCACCGCAGGCGGTCCAGCCACCGCAGCCGCCGCGCCATGCCCAGGCACCTCGCCCCGCACAGCCGCAGCGCCCCGCGCAGGCCCAGCGCCCCGCGTCGGCCCAGCCGCGGCCGCCGCGGCCGCCGGCCGTGGCACCCCCGCCCATGCCCGCGCCCCCGACCGCCGTTCCCGCACGGCCCTCCCCTTCGAAGCCGCTGGCCAAGCACTGAGGCGCACTGCCCGTTCATCGTTTCCCGCCTCGGTCCGGCAGGCACGGACCGAGGTGTTCCATATCGTGCCTGACCTGCTGAAATACGGCCGGGCGACCGGCTGTCAGACCCCCCGCCTAGACTCGCAGGAGTCATGAGGATCAAGGCGATCAAGAGGACCGGGGCGGGAGGGGAGCGGGACCGATGACCACGACACAACAGCAGCAGGACACCTCCGCTGCCCGTCTCCTGCGCTGTGCCACCGTGTTCCTGCCCGCACCGCTGCCGCGGGGCGGGAGCGTCGCCTTCTGGGATCCCGACGGCGGTCCCCTCCCGGAGCCGGGCGAGGTCTGCGGACACCCCGTGGACTTGGGAAGCCCCGCACCCGGTGCGCGTACGGCCGAGATCACCGTCGTCCGCCGGCACGGGCAGGGGGACGACATCCGCAGGCGTACGGTGCCCGCGGTCCTGCTGCCCGTCGCCGATGCGCTGCCGTTGCTGGTCAGGGCCCGGCACCAGGAGTCCGCCCACCCCGCCACGCGATGCTGGGGCGCTGCCGCGCTCCACGCGCTCAACCTCGCGGCGCGCGGCAGACTGCTCCCCGGCCTGACGGGCGACGACCACGACGCCTGGCGGGCCGGGCCGCGCGACGCCGAGGACATCGCCCATCTCCGGGCGATCGCCGCCGCCATGCCGGCCGAGGGGCACGCGGTCCCGCTGCCGGATCGCACACCGCTCCGGCTCCCCGACCCCGAGTGGCTGCTCGGTTCGTTCCTCGACGCGGTCGCCGACACCCTGCCCCGTACGCCCGCCGCGGCGTACGCGATGGGGGCCCCCTTCGCGGCCCGCGAGGCCCAGCACCTGCCGGGGGTCCGCGACTGGGCGGTCGAGGTCGCGGCCGGGCTCGACGCGGGCGTACGGGTGTCGCTGCGCCTCGACCTGTCGGCGTACGAACTCTTCGACACGGCCGATACGTACGACACCTCCGACGCAACCGGTTCCGCCGGGACCGATGCCATAGGCCCCGGCGGTCGCACCGGAGACGCCACGCGGCACGCCGCCGCGGCCGTCACCCAGGTGCACAGCCTCGCCGACCCGACCTATGTCACCGACGCCGCCGCGCTGTGGAACGGCGGGGCGGGCGAGCCGTTCGGCCCGCGGGCCAAGGTCGACGCCGTGCTCGCCCTGCGCCGCGCCGCCCGCGTCTGGGCGCCGCTGGAGCGGTTGCTGGACCAGCCGGTGCCCGATGTGCTCGCCCTGGCGGAGGACGAGCTGTACGAGCTGCTCGGCGACGCCGGAGCCCGGCTGGCGGCGGCCGGAGTGAGCGTTCACTGGCCCAGGGAGCTCGTCCGCTCGCTCACCGCCTCCGCCGTCGTGCGGCCCGCGCCCGGCTCGGCCACCGACGGCACCTCGTTCTTCGACGCCGAGCAGCTCTTCGCCTTCGACTGGCAGCTCTCGCTGGGCGACGAGCAGCTCACCGAGGCGGAGATGGACATCCTCGCGGAGGCCCACCGGCCGGTGGTGCGCCTGCGGGACCAGTGGGTCGTCGTCGACCCCGCGCTCGTACGCAAGGCACGCAAGCGGGAGCTCGGCCTGCTCGATCCGGTCGACGCCCTCGCCGTCGCCCTGACCGGCACCGCCGAGGTCGACGGCGAACAGGTCGAGGCCGTGCCCGTCGGGGCGCTGGCCGCACTCCGCGCGCGCATCACCGACGACCACACCGCCATCGCCCCGCCGCCCGGCCTCGAAGCCACGCTCCGCGACTACCAGCTGCGCGGCCTGGCCTGGCTGGACCGGATGACCTCGCTCGGCCTCGGCGGCTGCCTCGCGGACGACATGGGCCTGGGCAAGACGATCACCCTCATCGCCCTCCATCTGCACCGCGCCCATCCCGCGCCCACCCTAGTGATCTGCCCCGCCTCCCTCCTGGGCAACTGGCACCGGGAGATCAACCGCTTCGCCCCCGGTGTCCCCGTGCGCCGCTTCCACGGCACCGACCGCACGCTCGCCGAGCCCGACGGCGGCTTCGTCCTCACCACGTACGGCACGATGCGTTCCAGCGCCGCCCAACTGGCCGGCCACAGCTGGGGACTGATCGTCGCCGACGAGGCCCAGCACGTGAAGAACCCGCAGTCCTCCACGGCGAAGGCGCTGCGCACCATCCCGGCCCCGGCCAGAGTCGCCCTCACCGGCACCCCGGTGGAGAACAACCTCTCCGAGCTGTGGGCCCTGCTCGACTGGACCACTCCCGGTCTGCTCGGCCCCCTCAAGGCCTTCCGCGCCCGGCACGCCCGTATCGTCGAGAACACCGGTACGGCTGCCGGGCTCGCCAACGACGAAGCGGTCGAACGGCTCTCCCGCCTGGTCCGGCCCTTTCTCCTGCGCCGCAAGAAGTCCGACCCGGGTATCGCCCCCGAACTGCCGCCCAAGACGGAGACCGACCACCCCGTCTTCCTCACCCGCGAGCAGGTCACGCTCTACGAGGCGGCGGTCCGCGAGACGATGGCGTTCATCGAGGCCTCGGAGGGCATCGCCCGGCGCGGTCTGATCATGAAGCTGCTGGCCTCGCTCAAGCAGATCTGCAACCACCCCGCGCAGTATCTGAAGGAGGAGCCGACCCGCCTCGTCGGCCGTTCCGGAAAGCTCGCCCTGCTCGACGAACTCCTCGACACGATCCTCGCCGAGGACGGTTCCGTCCTCATCTTCACCCAGTACGTGACCATGGCCAGGCTGCTCTCCGCCCACCTCGCCTCGCGTGCCATTCCCTCCCAGCTCCTGCACGGCGGTACGCCGGTCGCCGAGCGGGAACGGATGGTGGACCGCTTCCAGTCCGGCGAGGTCCCGGTCTTCCTGCTCTCCCTCAAGGCCGCGGGCACCGGACTCAATCTCACCAGGGCCGCCCACGTCATCCACTACGACCGCTGGTGGAACCCGGCCGTCGAGGAACAGGCCACGGACCGGGCGTACCGCATCGGCCAGACGCAGCCCGTGCAGGTTCACCGGCTGATCGCGGAAGGCACCGTCGAGGACCGGATCGGCGAGCTGCTGGAGGCGAAGCGCGCCCTGGCCGACACGGTCCTCGGGACCGGCGAGACCGCACTGACCGAGCTCAGCGACCGCGACCTGGCCGATCTCGTGTCGCTCCGGAGGCCGGCATGAGCCCCCGCCCGCACAGCGGTCACGACCCCCGTCCCGCCGCCCGTCCGCGCCCCGGCCCCGACGACCTGCGGCGCACCTTCGAGGCCGTACCACCCCGCACCTCCGACGGCGACGACCCCTTCGCGGACAGCTGGTGGGGCCGTGCCTGGGTGGCCGCCCTGGAATCCCTCTCGATGGACGAGGGCCGGCTCTCCCGCGGCCGTACGTACGCCGACAGCGGCAAGGTCGCCGCGATCACCGTCACCCCCGGACGGGTCGTCGCCTACGTCCACGGCAGCCGCCCCCGCCCCTACCGCTGCGAACTGCGGCTGCGGACCC contains the following coding sequences:
- a CDS encoding slipin family protein produces the protein MVQELVIAIVAAASAGALYTAAAAKVVKQYERGVVLRLGRLRDDVRGPGFTMVIPGVERLRKVNMQIVTMPVPAQDGITRDNVTVRVDAVIYFKVVDAASAVIQVEDYRFAVSQMAQTSLRSIIGKSDLDDLLSNREKLNQGLELMIDSPAVGWGVQIDRVEIKDVSLPETMKRSMARQAEADRERRARVINADAELQASKKLAEAAKEMSAQPAALQLRLLQTVVAVAAEKNSTLVLPFPVELLRFLERAQQPVQQQMTPPPQAVQPPQPPRHAQAPRPAQPQRPAQAQRPASAQPRPPRPPAVAPPPMPAPPTAVPARPSPSKPLAKH
- a CDS encoding DEAD/DEAH box helicase — its product is MTTTQQQQDTSAARLLRCATVFLPAPLPRGGSVAFWDPDGGPLPEPGEVCGHPVDLGSPAPGARTAEITVVRRHGQGDDIRRRTVPAVLLPVADALPLLVRARHQESAHPATRCWGAAALHALNLAARGRLLPGLTGDDHDAWRAGPRDAEDIAHLRAIAAAMPAEGHAVPLPDRTPLRLPDPEWLLGSFLDAVADTLPRTPAAAYAMGAPFAAREAQHLPGVRDWAVEVAAGLDAGVRVSLRLDLSAYELFDTADTYDTSDATGSAGTDAIGPGGRTGDATRHAAAAVTQVHSLADPTYVTDAAALWNGGAGEPFGPRAKVDAVLALRRAARVWAPLERLLDQPVPDVLALAEDELYELLGDAGARLAAAGVSVHWPRELVRSLTASAVVRPAPGSATDGTSFFDAEQLFAFDWQLSLGDEQLTEAEMDILAEAHRPVVRLRDQWVVVDPALVRKARKRELGLLDPVDALAVALTGTAEVDGEQVEAVPVGALAALRARITDDHTAIAPPPGLEATLRDYQLRGLAWLDRMTSLGLGGCLADDMGLGKTITLIALHLHRAHPAPTLVICPASLLGNWHREINRFAPGVPVRRFHGTDRTLAEPDGGFVLTTYGTMRSSAAQLAGHSWGLIVADEAQHVKNPQSSTAKALRTIPAPARVALTGTPVENNLSELWALLDWTTPGLLGPLKAFRARHARIVENTGTAAGLANDEAVERLSRLVRPFLLRRKKSDPGIAPELPPKTETDHPVFLTREQVTLYEAAVRETMAFIEASEGIARRGLIMKLLASLKQICNHPAQYLKEEPTRLVGRSGKLALLDELLDTILAEDGSVLIFTQYVTMARLLSAHLASRAIPSQLLHGGTPVAERERMVDRFQSGEVPVFLLSLKAAGTGLNLTRAAHVIHYDRWWNPAVEEQATDRAYRIGQTQPVQVHRLIAEGTVEDRIGELLEAKRALADTVLGTGETALTELSDRDLADLVSLRRPA
- a CDS encoding CdaR family transcriptional regulator — encoded protein: MSIAGRPVAAHLRARVPALTGRVVARLLADLPVYAELPHEEISGDIADIVQHNLRLFADVVEHRRPATDAELDQQRDSAAQRAEEGVPLDAILTAYQVGTAMCWQETAKGALPGDLPTVLEIVERIMVLQQQLTSAVSSAYLEARQILDSQEHGGRHALMAALLTGEPLDRFTHRTGLRPAARYLTMTLALAPHPDELGQSPGPGAGVAARRKIRRVRTALDHFAGTPVLTALDASGGTVLLPAAEPPPPWRGPGGLCALVEEAARAAGVPITAAAETAEPEAVPAAVARNAEIVDLVARTGRPPGLYRLADVLLEYQLSRPSEALHGLAQLLGPLEVKPELLRTLETYLELGLDRRATAAALHIHPNTVDYRIRRIDRLTGLSPARPADLQHISAALVARRSV
- a CDS encoding bifunctional 2-polyprenyl-6-hydroxyphenol methylase/3-demethylubiquinol 3-O-methyltransferase UbiG, translating into MSGQLVREGYSGTGPGAITPDGCAVELYRRLPVGDEPEVIAAAVPAGASILELGCGAGRVTRPLIERGFEVTAVDESAQMLEHIRGARTVQSPIESLDLGEERFDVVMLASFLVHASEDRVRDGLLRACRKHVKDGGVVLIQREGADYHTNLPRERSYPSGHTVRIVSAEPVGNGVDSIHVEYVFDDARWTQTFLSRELSKEQFEGHLEAAGLTVDRYLTDDGIWVRAVPEQPRDGAPSRAGGPC